Genomic DNA from Vreelandella subglaciescola:
CTCGATAAAGCTGATGTCCAGCCCTTCGTCGCGGGCAAACTCCACCAGATCCACCACTTCGTCTTCGTTGCGGCCCTTGAGCACCACCGCGTTGAGCTTGATGCGCTTGAACCCTGCCGCCTTGGCGGCGCGAATGCCGGCGATCACTTTGGTCAGGTCGCCGGTGCGGGTGAGGCGTTTGAAGCGCTCGGGGTCGAGCGAATCCAGGCTGATGTTAAGCCGGCTCATGCCACCGTCATACAGCGCCTGGGCGTGTTTGGGCAGGCTCGCGCCGTTGGTGGTCATGGTGAAGTCGTCGAGCCCCGGCAGCGCGCCGATCTCGTCCACCAGCTGGGTAATGCCGCCGCGCACCAGTGGCTCGCCGCCGGTCAGGCGGATTTTCTCCACGCCCATTTGAGTAAACGCGCGGGCGATCATGCCCATTTCTTCCAGCGTCAGCACCTGCGCCCGGGGTAAAAACGTCATCTCTTCGCTCATGCAGTACACGCAGCGAAAATCGCAGCGGTCGGTCACCGACATGCGCACGTAGTTGACCCGCCGGCCGAAGCTATCGATGAGTTGTTGTTGTGTCATGCCTCTCTCCTCAGCGGCTGAATGATGACCGTCTCGCCCGGCTGCACTGCGGTGCAGGTATCGGGCAGCTCAATCAGGCAGTTGGCGTTGACCATCGAAGTTAAAATACCTGAGCCCTGGGCGCCGGTACTGCGTACGCGCAGCTGCCCCCGGGCATCGCTTGTGTAAACGCCGCGGATAAAATCGCAGCGGTGGGCGCGGCTGGCAAGCGCCTCGTCGGCGATGGCGCAAAGCCTGTGCGGGGCATCGCCGGGCTGGCCTTCCAGCCGCGCCAGCAGCGGCGCGACAAACTGGAGGAATGCCACCATGGCGGCAACCGGATTACCCGGCAGCCCCACAAACGGCGTGCGCGACTCGCCCAGCGCGCCTGCGGCCAGCGGGCGGCCGGGGCGCATGGCCACGCGCCAGAACACCAGCTGGCCAAGTTCGGCCAGCGCCTCGCGCGTGTAATCGGCCTGCCCCACAGAGACGCCGCCGCTGGTCAGCACCAGATCGGCGCTGGTGGCGGC
This window encodes:
- the moaA gene encoding GTP 3',8-cyclase MoaA, whose amino-acid sequence is MTQQQLIDSFGRRVNYVRMSVTDRCDFRCVYCMSEEMTFLPRAQVLTLEEMGMIARAFTQMGVEKIRLTGGEPLVRGGITQLVDEIGALPGLDDFTMTTNGASLPKHAQALYDGGMSRLNISLDSLDPERFKRLTRTGDLTKVIAGIRAAKAAGFKRIKLNAVVLKGRNEDEVVDLVEFARDEGLDISFIEEMPLGDVSDHSRAETYCSSDEVQERIEARYPLIPTTEATPGPSRYFRMADSDSRVGFISPHSHNFCSTCNRVRVTVEGRLLLCLGNEHSVDLRAVLRRYPGDMDALKDAIINAMPLKPERHHFTTDGDVQVVRFMNMTGG